The sequence below is a genomic window from Pelmatolapia mariae isolate MD_Pm_ZW linkage group LG9, Pm_UMD_F_2, whole genome shotgun sequence.
aggtcctcacttagccccatttacgcgtaacccgaggcccatccggcaaagcgctcacctgcgaggagcgggagaacggagcagaaggaggtcgcaggatggagaggcagggagagtccgaggtcctcacttaggccggtttacgcgaacactgccgagaaggagacattgatgatgatgatgatgatgatctgaagttgagagttgtttgctccggcggttcggggtccctccggaccccagtgtttgccatcgtaactttcgaatggcggttcggggtccctccagaccccagtgtttgccatcgtaacttacgaatgtgtattggggttgcaaaataccccatcgtgggtacgctttgaccccatagtaatcgtggagtagagaacatccctgctcctgtcgaaggccgttttacgcataacccgaggcccatccggctaaacgctcccctgtgaggagcaggagaacggagcagaaggaggaaggaggacttggaggcagggagagtccgaggtcctcacttagggccatttacgcgaacactgccgagaaggagacgacgacgatgatgatgatgatgatgatgatgatgatgatctaaagttgagagttgtttcctccggcggttcggggtccctccggaccccagtgtttgccatcgtaactcacgaatggcggtttggggtctctccagaccccagtgtttgccatcgtaactcacgaatgtgtattgaggtggcgaaataccccatcgtgggtacgctttgaccccatagtaatcgtggagtagagaacatccctgctcctctcgaaggccggttcacgcgtaacccgaggccaatccggctaaacgctcccctgtgaggagcaggagaacggaacagaaggaggaaggaggacttggaggcagggagagtccgaggtcctcacttaggccggtttacgcataacccggggcccatccgacaaggtgcttgccttcgaggatcagcagaacggagcagaaggaggtaggaggactagcaggcagggagagtccgaggtccccacttaggctggtttacgcgaacactgccgagaaggagacgatgatgatgatgatgatgatgaagatgatgatatgaagttgagagttgttgccgtggcgcttgggggtccttccagaccccagtgtttcccatcgtaacttacgaacgtgcattggggttgcgaaataccccatcgccattactaagtggtcacagagtacccacggagtagagagctaccccagtcctcacttaggccggtttatgcgtaaaccggggcccatccggcaaggtgctcgccttcgaggagcaggagaatggagcagaaggaggaaggaggaccagcaggcatggaaggtccgaggtcctcacttaggccggtttacgcgtaacccggggcccgtaaggctaagccctaccctgcgaggaggaggagaaccaagaggaaggaggtaggaggactagcaggcagggagagtccgaggtcctcactgaggccggtttacgtgaacactctcgagaaggagacgatgatgatgatgatgaagatgatgatgtgaagttgagagttgttgccttggcgcttgggggtccctccagaccccaaggtttgccatcgtaacttacccgatcgatggagggttacagccgattaggtgcctttgtccgacgctgtgacgagacccgctatagcagggggtccacctgacccccatccgcccccaccccgagccggggccctgtttcgcgacgagacctgggtctgcgctgccggggtctgtgtgaccccccccccccccccccctccctttttttttttttttttttggtccagggcgCACAAGGGTTAAACAAGTTATTTAGTTGGGTTTACCATCAGTTTGTCAAGACAGTACACAGGTACATTTGAATCTCTACAGATAAGGACTGAATTGTATTTAGGGATGGCTTCAGCCAATAATTCAGAAACGTTATTGTAAAAGTCCTTGTTATTAGGTGGTTTACATAGTCCAGTAACACCCTGGGaaatcttggagtcattttcaTCAGTATATGTCCTTAAATGAGCGcactaaacaaatatgtaagattGTCTTCATTCATTTGTGCAACATTGCTAAATTTAGAAACATCCTGCCTACCTAGTGTGATGCTAAAAATCTTCCTCATGCATTTGTTACCTCTAgattggactattgtaattcattacTATCAGGCTTCTTTAAAAAAGCCTTTAGTTCATTCAGACCCATATTTCTTCCATATTAGCTTTTCTTCATTGACTCCCTGTTGAAttcagaattgaatttaaaatccttctcctcctGGCTGAGGCCCCGGTCCATGAGAGTCGTCTAGGTACTGGCAGGCCAAGTGAAATGGGAAGTGGCAAAGCAAAAGTTAGGGTGTGAGAGAAGTTCAGTGAGGCCATGTAAAAGACTTTCAGACTGCCTCAAAGGAATTCTGGTAAACCTTCAGGTGTATCAGGATGGGAGAATGGTGCTGTACTCACACAGTGTATAGTGCAGATGGGTCTTCAACTGAGGATATAGTTAGGCGGTGGAAGAATAAGGGGGACAATCACTTGCCCATCACTGGAAACAGGTTTCTTGAGGCAATTAAACAATTCCTTGTTGACAGGGACACATttgtggcctcagaatctcatctctgctttttgtggaTAATGCGGCTTCATCAGCCTACACTGAAATGATTAGCAGCTGAGTCTAAAACACCGGTAATATGCCCCCGTaccttgggggggggggggggctgagatgttcccagagagatggagtctaagacccatcCTGACAATAGACACAGACTTGATTCCCACCCCTAGGGATGGGAATCAAGAACTggttccttggaattgttagaCTGCCTGCCTATTGAGCCCACTTATCAGTTCTTGCACTCTCGCTATGATCAGCTGATTTTAGTTTGTGTGTCGTCGGAGGAAAATAGTGACGCAGTCTATAGTGTTGATATGGACATTTCTTACAGAAGGATGAAAGTGCAGTGGTgaatagtgatgggatttccggctctttttagagaaccggctctttcggttcggctcactaaaaagagccggctctttcagcTCCCGACCGGCTCTtcatgttgttttgttgctttaattaatttattattaacaacaatataaaattatgcacaaaaggaattactaatgtaaaaaaaaaaaacgtggtttgatttatatatgtttatatataaatatatacggtggcccctagagacaaagcacgtacaaattccaaagcatgtacaaactccaaaaagcacgtacaaactccaaaacacatttctagcattaactgaacttccaaaacagagctaccctagatcacttaaattacacaattgaaagcatatgtgtattgtttgtgtatttatacacaagcactcatatatattcaaataattttaaaaaatgttcatttacctgttactaccacacaccaaatccggtcgttggtacttcctggcttgtgtagccactaggtaacaaaaagctcaacactgcccctagcatcctgcagcacttctgttgtgttttgtacgtgcttcggggtttgtacgtgcttcggagtttgtacgtgctatggagtttttacgtgttttggaatttttacgtgctttggagtttttaAGTGCTTCAGGGTTtatacgtgcttcggagtttgtacatgctttgtctctaggggccaccgtaagtatacttttatttattcactccacataaaatgtaataaataaatcatataatacaaaaaccaactatttacatttcaacttttaactatttaaattttcagctttttccttttaaacaaatttagagtgaaacaacacaaaacactgcaaatcacaacacaattaaatataaacatgaaaaaatatgaaaacaaaaagaagatgcacattctctgtcatatgggcctgcatgagtaaactttctgaatcctttatcatccgcaactgaaaatagttgtggatgattactatacctttctaatgtgacgttgttgtccctggctctctttctctctctttccctcccgctctgttactgtgctactgcgagtgtaactatcgtcccccctctgcccagcgcaagcacaaggctcgcgtgcggagtgaagcggaaaaaaagtgtgagagagagggtgagagaaagaaaaaaaaaaaacccaataagGAGCTGgctctaaggctacgttcacactgcaggtcttaatgctcaattccgatttttttgatcaaatccgatttttttgtctgcttgttcacactacaaataaaatgcgacagcaaacgctctccagtgtgaacgctcaaagcggcccgcatgcgcaaaagaagatgtcacacacaacgcgctctgtttagacccagagcaaacaatattgtttgactgatggcccttaatataaagacttcggactttacgtttcccaatttttgctttaagttattttgttatttacataataatgtagataacctaataattatccttattgctgttttagagaggagcggtgcttcaaaggatagttgcagatttcggtcagaatctgcagattatacagtataaataaaatgttcacgtttctccaacgttgtcttaccaacagtttcactaacatctacactggatggccaggaagcgttcgcgatgtcttctcgggcgcttctccggcgctgataattggcgtctgtctcgtgtcagtgacgtaaaagacggatttaatgcgacatgaccgttcaaacagcagtcgctttctaaaacatcggatatgtatcggattcagtaccacatacgaaagtgacccagatcggatgtgaaaatatcggatttgtgccgttcacactgtcataccatgatcggatatgggtcgcatagggtcaaaaaaatcagatttgatgcgcttttgcctgcagtgtgaacgtagcctaagagccgtttcgttcgtgaccgacacatcactaggtGGTGAAGTACAGACTCCCTAGGATAGAAACAACTGCATTACACTGTTAACACAACTTTGGCTCTTCACATGaacctgcacagacagcatgcttacgctaagctagccaagaacccagagtgacgCTAAAACTGAGTGAATGCTGACTCCAGCCCAGCACCGTCACAAAGTGAGCCATCACTTGCGGTAAAGCCAGCTGTGGCTGAACTTCAACTGGTAGCAAACTGATGACCGGTCAGGCTGCagcctgttcatgtttctacagtagagTCACCATGGCGATCGCTTTGAAgtgtctttgtgctggttttcatctttgctttgtgctgttggctttgtgttcatatctgagcactgaggctacgtccacacgtacccgggtatttttgaaaacgcagctttttctgtgcattttggcCTTTCATCCACATGTAAACGGTGTTTTGGATCAccaaaaactgagatttttaaaaacttctgccagggtggagattttcgaaaactcagtttttgcatttacatgtgAACGAGCAAAACAGAGATTTAGTCACGCAATGTCAAAGATGTGCCCTTTTTTTGCGTCACCAACTGTTGTTTCGGCATGTTCTTAACagcatttgtctttgttttttgcgtttacatgtggacagagatattttttcaaaactgcacgtgtggacgggattttttttgttaaagaaaaaaaacagtaaatctCTGTTTACAAAAAaccccgtgtacgtgtggacgtagcccaAGAGAAAGATTGCGTGTGTCCTCATAAGGACAGGGatctgtgttggtgtgtgggggtGTAGCctgtaggtttatattgttaattgGTAATTATCAGAcagtgtgtttcagatcattttacaGAGTGACATGAAAGTAAAGTAATGAGTAGTATAACCAATGTCTTTAACCTGGATGTAATTAAGTAATGTACTGCAtcacttttaagaaaagtgttctgtgtaatatgcgtaataagttttttatttacttctttttttgacTAGAAACCCCAACACTGATTACAACAAAGAGGGGACATAactccaacatgcacaaacacttgACAGCACAGCATGTAATTAGTTTGCAagaatgtaatgtctttgatatgctgcttagagatggtggtgactctcaaagtgGCCCCAATTAGAATTGATAAGGGAATGGATAAGGAATTGAATCAGTAAGTGATATCGATAACGTAATCAGAATCGCTAAATACTTATCAATTTCCATCCCTATGCATGCTTATGAATTAATGCCTGACGCATAATTcaaaaattctgaaaatgtgaAGACATATTTGGAGTTCCTGTTTGAGAAAgtgcttctttttaaaaaatggctttaaGAACTTAAATGAAGAGAACGTTGAGTGCCTCTCAGTGAGAGTAATCCTCAACAGAACTGAAACATAATCATCAAAATTCTCCCAGTCTTAACATGGTGATCATAAGTGTGTCTATTGTCATGAACCTGGTCACCTAATTGGAATAAAAACCCCACTGGTGTAGGACCAGTTCAGGGTTCACCTATTGTGGCACAACATGAGCCATGTTCTGAAGAACTGCTGAAAGCATAGATAAATGATCTGTTCAGGCCTTTCATTTCCTTTACACTGACTGGCAGTGAGTTAGACCAACTTTGCATTACTATTTTAAGAGATACTGATGCGAAACCTCCTGTGGCACAACATGGTATAGTGCCTTTTGGTGACCAGTCATTCTGTGTCTCAGATAGTGTGGGGATAAAAAATTAGTTTCTTGCATGTGCCTCTTCATACAATTATGTTTTCTTCCCCTCGGATTCTGGCACAGTACAAGTGGGTGTGAGATCGACTGCCTATGGAGTTAAATCAGGGCCATAATGTTTGTgtagttaaaagaaaaatttgaaatcgaaaatatgtaaactgaaagcaaaagtcacatttttagagtgaactttgaaaaagaaagagttggatttaaaataaaatcaaacgttttgaatatttgtattaactgaatctttttttcattattattatttttaaaaaatctattcagtctcagattacattttttcagattcagatcttttaaattaatgtacaaaaaaaaattcttcaggttcggatttttctctcagcttcaaattttttttttcactttcagatctctatttttcagtttcagactTTTGGCCCTGTTTTGGCGTGGTGGGCGTGGCTACACAGAGAGGGGCGGGGAATCATGAGTGACAGCAGACCGCTGCAGGCTCAAGATGGTCCATTTTTCATGTTGCCTTCAGGAAACCTGGGAATGAACATAATTTATCAAACACCTCCTGCACTGTATTATTTGATAATGTTTAGAAAACATGTCATGCATAACTGctaaaactcagttactaaagCTCTTTCAAGCAGTAATGTGTACAAATTACGCCTTAACTGATCAATTATGAGACGTTTTCCCAGCCACTACGTGAGAAGTGGTCATTTCCCATGCTCTCAAAGTAGCGCGCATTGTATTGGGTGGGGGCTGCTGTTAACTTGTCCCTCAGTGAACGATGGCGTCGTCTTCCAACAACACTGCTGGCGCGAACAATCAGGTGAGTGTTTAAGTTTGGAACAATTACACTGCAGTCTGTGAATACTATGAATTTAAGAAGTGGCTATTGTTacggttaatttttttttctgtttttttattttataacgtTTTTTGCTGAAATGCTAGCTCAACAGAAACGCCTCGCTATCATTTTCGGCTGAAACTTACTTCGAAAGGTAAAGTAATATTAACAATTTGATCCTTCCCCAAAAAtatggaaaacattttaaaagactcCATAACTAATCGGGCTTGGGATGCAGTCTTCTTTCTCAAACCATGGTATCGGGGGAGTTTTAACGAGTACTTTAGAAAATCTGGTATCGAGGccggtatcggtgcatccctatgtttaacatatttcataatttctgttatgttttacctattaattttttttatatatgtgttttttagAATGTGAACTACAATTCTACAGTGGAAGCCGCTGCACAGAATCTTATTACTGTGCTCACTCAGAATCTTTCTCAGGGACAGCACCAGGCAGCACAGGGAGTAAGGCAGGAACAGGGACCTCCCTCTGTAGATCAAGAGATGGCaaggttttaaattaaatatgaaaataaattatttaaaaagtttttaacctttttggTGTGTTATAACTGTGCtgtcattttcatgtatttttctaATTCCATTCAGATCTTTCCCTGgtttctttggaaaaaaaagttttcttggAAAACGAAAGATGCATAATCCAAGGATCCCTGTGACACCACCTTTTAAAGCATGGAAGCCTTTCAGTTTCTATGTATACTTGCTGAACTGTAATGCAGAAACAACACCTACCTCCTCTGAGGAATTTCAGCTTGCACAGGCAGGACTGGGTAAAAGACATCTCACAATGTCCAGGGACATGAACCATGAAGAGGTTAAAGGAATAAATATATAGATTTTCAGACTTATATGTCTCTGTAAAGATCATCAAGTCTGCAGGCATCACAATATTGATCTTCTTCTGCAGTTATTTGGACTTCTTCAAAGTGAATATCCTAAAATGCAGGGTCTGACTGGAGGATGGTTGCTCTACAAGGCTACAGGTAGGGGTAACAAATGTTTATTACATGATAGTCCCATAATTTGCACCTATGTGAACTAGATCTGGGCTCTACTTTTTTCAGGTGGTCAGGGTAAAAGGAAACTGACACTGGTCCCTCCTGATTCTGAAGGTTACACCGGGACCCTAATACGCAGTATGACAGGAAATGGGAAAAACTTGCTGTATATAGTACCTTTACAGCAAGAATTTGACCTTACTCCGTTACCTCCTGATGCAGttgaatttaaaaatatgccCAAAGCACAATGCCAAACATGCAAAGTAAGTCTGCCATTGCATATTTTGGCTCTTCATGTGCAGGAGTGCACAGAGTCTGGGTCTTCAGCTGAGGACACAGAGGTACATACATCTTAGAACAatatatgcatttattttaatgaaattgcATTGCATTgaaatgtcaataaaaaaattgtcccactttttttttatcttaatcAGCAATGTTATATGTCTATTAATTATGATAGGCATGTCAAACCGAGGTCCAAATAGTGTCCGTGCAGCCTTCTGAAGAGCACACCGACACAGAGGAATTGGATGAAGAAGTAATATCTTAATAGAAATGAGTATAGACCATTAACATAACTACAATGGAACTCTATTCAATATTTTAACTCTCATTTCTGTTTTAGAAACTTCAGTGTCCTATCTGTAACTTGAAATTTGCACCTTATTTCCTTGAAATCCATGCAAGCACATGCGGAGAAAGGTAGTTGAAAAAGCAGGGCTTTTAAAATTACATATAGGATATAACATCTTGAGAATTTCCCATTGACACAccaactttttctttatttttattagaaGCAAAAATGTAATAGACGTGGATGAAATTGAGGAGAACATAGTAGAAGAGGACCATATGAAAAGGTaaaaaacatcacacacacagatgactaTTAATACTCTGAACTGAATAAAGAGTGtttattctttcatttattgatttttttagtGTCGACGATGTGTTGGATGCGATTTGTCAAAGAGTTGATGTGGAGAAGCAGTTCAGCATCCTTATTTCAAGAACAAACATTCTGGAGAGAGGCCTTCTGCAGTGGCAAcgtcaaaaaaaaaattcacccaCTGCCATGTTGAAGGTGTCCTTCTTTGGGGAAGCAGGAATCGACACTGGTGCCCTTCGAAAAGAATTTCTCACAGGTGAACTTAAAGAGATCAATTACTTTTCCATTCGTATTATTTATGTTGAAGAAATGACCAATCCCTAAATTTTATACTTCTGTAATATACATTTTATCTTCTAAGTGAACTCTGCTCCAGTTGTGTTGTAAATATGACTATATTTCTCCTTTACTAAACTATACATCAATCATGTTTATAATTTGGGATGGACTGATATGAAAGTTCTTGGCCGAAACCCAAAATGAGAAAACCAAGGTCGAAAACCAAAACACCGGTAACACAGGGaaaatagtctttttttttaaccatagcATGGCTGTGATGTGACTATGTTGTGTTATGAGCTTACTGGTTTGGTGTTGATAAAAGGTGTCAATATTATTGTCTCAAGTACACCTTTCTGTAtactataatttattttttgaatcatccatccatccatccatccatccattttcttggcCGCTTATCCCTTGTGGGGTCGCGGGGAGTGCTGGTGCCTATCTCCAGCGGtcacagggcgagaggcggggtacaacCTGGATGGGTCGCCAGTCCATCGCAGGGCATCTTTTTTGAatcaatattttcattttgaatgGAATTTTTACATATCTGGAACAGATGTATGATGTTGCTTCAGTACATCTGTCATGTTAAGCCTTCAAAATCAGTGAGACacattatgatatatatatcaGTATTgcctcaaatgaaaaaaatactgtgatatgaaaaaaatcttatttcaCCCAGCTCtaaatgaatattttacatCGGATAATTCATAACTTTCTTCTCTCAATGGAAATGGTCGCCGGAATCGAGACTCGTTTCTTTGAAGGACCACCACACCAAAAAAGTCCACGCTATTCCCTTACTGACTTTGACAGTGGACTCTTCAggcatgtttattttaaagaaagggAAAACTGTCATGTTTTATACTATAAGCAATACACTCATGCTGTTTGTATAAGCAGGACTGTTGGTGAGATTCTGGCCGTCAGTTTGGCACAAGGAGGTCCTGCCCCTACATTTTTCAGCCAGTGGGCTTACAGTTACCTCTGCAATGGGCAGATCAACCCAACACAGCTGGATAAAAATACAGTGGCAGATTCACAGTTGCGGTTACTGATTGACCAGGTGCTGTATAACTAGTAAAAATATTGCCTTAGTACACATTGCAGCTATATAATTTCATCTGTTAAATTACTTTTAGGTGGAATCTTCAACTGAGCAGTCACTTCAGGGCCTTACTGATGAGATTTTAAACTGTGGATTCACTGGAGCCATCTCGGTTCAAAACAAGGAACCGATTGTCCGGTATGCTGTGACATGTTTTCGTTTTTCTATATGAATGTAAGAAAAATAGCatctgaagatgttgtttaatCTCTTTTTTGTACCCACAGAGCCATTACACTTCATGCTGTGCTTAGATTGCAGCCAATGTTGGAACAACTCAAGGAGGGTTTGCAGCTGTATGGCCTCCACCTGCTGATTAAGCAATACCCAGAAATCTGCCAGCCTCTCTTCGTCCTTGGGGGAGATGTGAAAGTGAGTACAAAcgtattttcagttttacatgtatgtattacatacatttacacattttgttACATTACAGACACAAATATGAATCTATTTTATTTCAACTCTAAATGAAACACctacacaaagtggtgtacattagagaagtggaacaaaaatcatacatgatagggctgtgcgatatgaccaaaatctcatatcccgatataaggattctatcgtcccgataacgatataaatcacaaaaatgtaacattttctgtaaattctgtgaatctcgggaaGCTAGTCTTgcgggaagtgtttccagctgcgcgtcatgtagctggagtcgagtgttttaaccgatgcatgaaactatacatttttagacataagttgtaacggccgccgttttctttgtgagtatttattacacggcgtgctgcggggaaaagcctgttctaacgttttagtctaaggtttattttttagcacctggcggctctttttcacttctcatccgtaaataatctgctctttcacgtgattcagtttattttgaaaagtctcaacaggatcttgagctttattgtgaaaggtttatgtggaacataaacaagcggacacgcgatgctgTTACCatcgttgttgctaaccacaacgcataaaaacagtcgcttgtccgtccatattgtggttatattaaatataagagaaagagagaactttaagaaattaatatagccactacagtgaccatcaaaacaatgaaaaaatattgccataaacagtttattttgcgacaccacgaaacaaacgatagcgtaaaatgaaacgatagatgtttttatatcgtcatccgatatatatcgttatatcgaacagccctaatacATGATGCCAAatatttattacaaataaataactgaaaactgtggtgtgtgtaattattcagccccctttggtctcagtgtagtcagttgcccatagacatttcTTGATGATTGCTAAACATACagtaaagccagggcaacaatagaaaaacaaaacatttccatgtgttagaatggcccagtcaatgtccagatctaaatccaatccagaatctgtggcaagatctgaaaactgctgttcacaaacgctgtccatctaatctgactgagctggagcagtTTGGCAAAGAAGAATGAGCAAGAATGTCAGTCTGtaaatgtgcaaagctggtagaaaaataccctaaaagactgggagctgtaattgcagcaaaaggtgtttCTAAAAAGTATTGACtgagggggctgaataattacacacaccacacttttcagttatttgtaaaaaaatgtttggaatcatggaTGAATTTTGTTACAATTCTCAATTGTTTACCACTTTTTATTGGTCTTTTATGttgaattccaataaaatatatttatgtttgtggCTATAATGTGACAAACTGTGGAAAAGTTCTAGGGCCCGAATACTGCAGCCCTGAAGTAATCAAGCCGTTGGGTTGCTTTGCTTTCTAATATCATCATAGGTTAATGCCGAGTTTGTCATGGCGTCCATTCACCCTCAGCTGAGTGAGAAGGGAACCTCCAAGCATCAGGTTGAGCTGGACCTGGTTAACTTCATTCAGGACTTGCTTTATGAGTCAGAAGGTAAATGGTTATTTTTGTCTAGTTTATAGTTGTCACATTCCAAAATTATATTCTAAGGTTTTTGTGACAAAAGTTACACTTGTATCGAATTcaaatatttagatatttttttttgtccaaaagGCCAGGCTTCTTCAAAACGTCTTAAAATTCACTCTTAT
It includes:
- the LOC134634190 gene encoding G2/M phase-specific E3 ubiquitin-protein ligase-like, which gives rise to MVAGIETRFFEGPPHQKSPRYSLTDFDSGLFRTVGEILAVSLAQGGPAPTFFSQWAYSYLCNGQINPTQLDKNTVADSQLRLLIDQVESSTEQSLQGLTDEILNCGFTGAISVQNKEPIVRAITLHAVLRLQPMLEQLKEGLQLYGLHLLIKQYPEICQPLFVLGGDVKNLWQDLKTAVHKRCPSNLTELEQFGKEE